A stretch of the Sulfurimonas sp. HSL-1656 genome encodes the following:
- the dnaA gene encoding chromosomal replication initiator protein DnaA, which yields MTIGDTILEMLKEEISEVEYNRYVKQMSFLSKASRSDLAVFEVPNPLIANWIKNRYTNKIAHLFELKTGTSREVIIRVKKPKGATGKSGGSVTSAPVEAPKHSMLNPAYTFENFVAGSSNQFAYAAAKSVSDRPGQVYNPLFIYGGVGLGKTHLMQAIGNVGLLQGKTVVYTSVEQFVNDFTRHLRNQTMDRFKEKYRQCDLLLIDDVQFLSNKIQTQEEFFHTFETLRSEGKQIVLTADKPPKRIAGLEARLQSRFEWGLVADIQPPELETKIAIIRKKCDINRVILGDDVVNYIATVIDNNTREIEGILSKLHAYSQLMHQEITLDFAKNALREQLQEKSDNISIDGIMKTIAKELNVKPSEIRSKSRSRNIVAARRVAIYLARELTPMSMPQIAQYFGMKDHSTVSHTMKKIHQLLEEDENFKVKINELHNKITAMPPESV from the coding sequence ATGACGATCGGCGATACGATTCTGGAGATGCTTAAAGAAGAGATCAGCGAAGTTGAATACAACCGCTACGTCAAACAGATGAGCTTCCTTTCCAAGGCATCGCGCAGCGACCTTGCCGTGTTCGAAGTGCCCAACCCCCTCATTGCCAACTGGATCAAGAACCGCTATACAAACAAGATCGCCCACCTGTTCGAGCTCAAAACCGGCACCTCCAGGGAGGTCATCATAAGGGTGAAAAAACCCAAAGGGGCCACCGGCAAAAGCGGCGGCTCGGTTACATCGGCTCCGGTCGAAGCACCGAAACACTCCATGCTCAACCCCGCCTACACCTTTGAGAACTTCGTCGCCGGCAGCTCGAACCAGTTCGCCTATGCCGCGGCCAAGAGCGTCAGTGACCGTCCGGGGCAGGTCTACAACCCCCTCTTTATCTACGGCGGGGTGGGTCTGGGTAAAACCCACCTCATGCAGGCGATCGGCAACGTGGGGCTGCTGCAGGGCAAAACCGTCGTCTACACCTCCGTCGAGCAGTTCGTCAACGACTTTACGCGCCATCTGCGCAACCAGACCATGGACCGCTTCAAGGAGAAATACCGCCAGTGCGATCTGCTCCTGATCGACGACGTCCAGTTCCTCAGCAACAAGATCCAGACCCAGGAGGAGTTTTTTCACACCTTCGAAACCCTGCGCAGCGAAGGCAAACAGATCGTCCTCACCGCCGACAAACCCCCCAAGCGCATCGCGGGCCTCGAAGCGCGGCTGCAGAGCCGGTTCGAATGGGGCCTCGTCGCCGATATCCAGCCCCCGGAACTGGAAACGAAGATCGCCATCATCCGGAAAAAGTGCGACATCAACCGTGTTATCCTCGGAGACGACGTCGTCAACTATATCGCCACCGTCATCGACAACAACACCCGCGAGATCGAGGGGATCCTCTCCAAGCTGCACGCCTACTCCCAGCTGATGCACCAGGAGATCACCCTGGACTTCGCCAAAAACGCCCTGCGCGAACAGCTCCAGGAGAAGAGCGACAATATCTCCATCGACGGCATCATGAAAACCATCGCCAAAGAGCTCAACGTCAAACCCAGCGAGATCCGCTCCAAAAGCCGCAGCCGCAACATCGTCGCCGCCCGCCGCGTCGCCATCTACCTCGCCCGGGAACTGACCCCCATGTCCATGCCGCAGATCGCCCAGTATTTCGGGATGAAAGACCACAGCACCGTCAGCCATACGATGAAAAAGATCCACCAGCTTCTCGA